Proteins found in one Mixophyes fleayi isolate aMixFle1 chromosome 8, aMixFle1.hap1, whole genome shotgun sequence genomic segment:
- the LOC142098800 gene encoding von Willebrand factor C domain-containing protein 2-like, translated as MAATRAGTMSESWVLSSLLCLLLMTDMCQTLMPQVNTCEANGSVYYVGEWYFLDSDHCTQCECTPEGPACTRTECTALPPACMHVSHYPTDCCPRCEKIGCEYRGEVYELGEHFQPSECEQCSCDLDGIARCLVADCAPPPCVNPVYEKGECCPRCKDGPNCYSDASQGRVIPAGQYVWVDLCTKCRCHDGQDVGYWEGNRLAKCEKTKNCHPDQGRENS; from the exons ATGGCAGCTACCAGGGCGGGCACCATGTCTGAGAGCTGGGTACTATCCTCACTGCTGTGCCTGCTGCTGATGACTGACATGTGCCAGACACTGATGCCCCAGGTGAACACCTGTGAGGCTAATGGCAGCGTCTATTATGTTGGGGAGTGGTACTTCCTGGATTCTGATCACTGCACACAGTGTGAGTGTACCCCTGAGGGCCCAGCCTGCACCAGGACAGAATGCACAGCGCTGCCACCGGCATGTATGCACGTCAGCCACTACCCCACCGACTGCTGCCCTCGCTGTGAGAAGATTGGATGCGAATACAGAGGAGAGGTGTACGAGCTGGGGGAACACTTCCAG CCGTCCGAGTGTGAGCAATGCTCCTGTGACCTGGATGGCATCGCCCGCTGCCTCGTCGCCGACTGCGCCCCTCCGCCATGTGTGAACCCCGTGTATGAGAAGGGCGAGTGCTGCCCCCGCTGTAAAGATG GTCCCAATTGTTACTCCGACGCCTCCCAGGGCCGCGTGATCCCCGCCGGTCAGTACGTCTGGGTTGACCTCTGCACCAAGTGTCGGTGTCACGACGGCCAAGACGTTGGATACTGGGAAGGAAACCGTCTGGCGAAATGTGAGAAGACGAAGAACTGTCACCCAGACCAGGGCCGGGAGAACTCGTAG